In Amycolatopsis coloradensis, one genomic interval encodes:
- a CDS encoding SDR family oxidoreductase — MATFLVTGATGLIGRQFTRLLLTRDDVDEVALVVRASSRDKLAKLVNAWPHPERVTLVTGDLGEPLLGVSREDRERLRGVDHIVHLAALYDLTADDEASIKANVEGTAQVIALAADLNAGCLHHVSSVAVAGDHEGMFTEEMFDVGQRLVTPYHRTKFEAERLVREQQDVPWRVYRPAVVVGNSETGEMDKIDGPYYLFPAISRLAGLPDVPIVGPDLGDTNVVPVDYVAESLNALITTNGLDGRAFHLVNPEPQPVVSVYNAFAKAAGAPTISVQLNERVSKGIVNLVKLSEHIPGFTIARDAVLERLGIPPVLLETMAFPSVFSSASTRKALIGSGVEVPRIEDYAPTLWRYWREHLDPFRARKHGPRGELDGRRVIITGASSGIGRATAIKVAAAGGVPLLVARRQHELEEVRDEIIAAGGTASVYPADLTDEESVHKAVDAMLAEHGRIDMLVNNAGRSIRRSIKLSYDRFHDYERAMAINYFGAVRLILAVLPHMSERKFGHIVNVSSIGVQGIAPRFSAYAASKAALDYFSRIAATETHGDGITFTTIHMPLVRTPMIRPTKIYDAFPTKSPDQAADMVMKALRERPKHIGTPAGQAIGLAYTLTPALTDAVAYQGFRVFPDSAAAGGEGGLKIGKGEQHLSRAAMALARLSRGFHW, encoded by the coding sequence ATGGCGACTTTTCTGGTGACCGGGGCGACCGGGCTGATCGGGCGCCAATTCACCCGGCTGCTGCTCACCAGGGACGACGTCGACGAGGTCGCGCTCGTCGTCCGGGCGTCCTCGCGGGACAAACTCGCCAAACTCGTGAACGCCTGGCCGCATCCGGAACGCGTCACCCTCGTCACCGGTGACCTCGGCGAGCCACTGCTCGGCGTCTCCCGGGAGGACCGTGAGCGGCTTCGCGGCGTCGATCACATCGTCCACCTCGCCGCCCTGTACGACCTCACCGCCGACGACGAAGCCAGCATCAAGGCCAACGTCGAGGGCACCGCGCAGGTGATCGCGCTCGCCGCCGATCTGAACGCGGGCTGCCTGCACCACGTGTCCTCGGTCGCCGTCGCCGGTGACCACGAGGGCATGTTCACCGAAGAGATGTTCGACGTCGGCCAGCGGCTCGTCACGCCGTACCACCGCACGAAGTTCGAGGCGGAGCGCCTCGTGCGCGAGCAGCAGGACGTGCCGTGGCGGGTGTACCGGCCCGCGGTCGTCGTCGGGAACTCCGAGACCGGCGAAATGGACAAGATCGACGGCCCGTACTACCTGTTCCCCGCGATCAGCAGGCTCGCCGGGCTGCCCGACGTGCCGATCGTCGGCCCCGACCTCGGCGACACCAATGTCGTCCCGGTCGACTACGTCGCCGAATCGCTGAACGCCCTGATCACCACGAACGGGCTCGACGGGCGCGCGTTCCACCTGGTCAACCCGGAACCGCAGCCGGTCGTCTCGGTCTACAACGCGTTCGCGAAGGCGGCGGGTGCGCCGACCATCTCCGTACAGCTCAACGAACGCGTGTCCAAGGGCATCGTCAACCTGGTGAAACTGAGCGAGCACATCCCCGGCTTCACGATCGCGCGTGACGCCGTGCTGGAGCGGCTCGGGATCCCGCCGGTGCTGCTGGAGACCATGGCGTTCCCGTCGGTTTTCTCCTCTGCGTCGACGCGCAAGGCACTCATCGGTTCGGGCGTCGAGGTGCCCCGGATCGAGGACTACGCGCCCACCCTGTGGCGCTACTGGCGAGAGCACCTGGACCCGTTCCGCGCCCGCAAGCACGGCCCGCGCGGCGAACTGGACGGCCGTCGCGTGATCATCACCGGCGCCTCTTCGGGCATCGGCCGGGCGACCGCGATCAAGGTCGCCGCCGCGGGCGGGGTGCCGCTGCTCGTGGCACGGCGGCAGCACGAACTCGAAGAAGTGCGGGACGAGATCATCGCCGCGGGCGGCACCGCGTCGGTGTACCCGGCCGACCTGACCGACGAGGAATCGGTGCACAAGGCCGTCGACGCGATGCTCGCCGAGCACGGCCGGATCGACATGCTCGTGAACAACGCCGGCCGGTCGATCCGGCGGTCGATCAAACTGTCGTACGACCGGTTCCACGACTACGAACGCGCGATGGCAATCAATTACTTCGGCGCGGTGCGGCTGATCCTCGCGGTGCTGCCGCATATGTCCGAGCGGAAGTTCGGGCATATCGTCAACGTCTCGTCGATCGGCGTCCAGGGAATCGCGCCGCGTTTTTCGGCGTATGCGGCGTCGAAGGCCGCATTGGACTATTTCTCCCGGATCGCCGCGACCGAGACCCACGGCGACGGAATCACCTTCACGACCATCCACATGCCACTCGTGCGTACGCCGATGATCCGGCCGACGAAGATCTACGACGCGTTCCCGACCAAATCCCCGGATCAGGCGGCGGACATGGTGATGAAGGCGCTGAGGGAGCGTCCGAAGCACATCGGCACGCCCGCCGGGCAGGCGATCGGGCTCGCGTACACACTCACGCCGGCACTCACGGATGCCGTGGCCTACCAAGGATTCCGGGTGTTCCCGGATTCCGCGGCCGCGGGCGGCGAAGGCGGGCTCAAGATCGGGAAGGGCGAGCAGCATCTGTCTCGTGCGGCGATGGCGCTCGCCCGGCTCAGCCGCGGCTTCCATTGGTGA
- a CDS encoding class F sortase: MSVRRGFALGAVTVLCADLVAALLIWPPTTVVTGTAQAVSVSVAGGAPAAPAQQEVPPPPDVVPTTPTATPPVSKEPEAPKPQGPGTIRLPAGGAAKLVRKELGPGAELPVPENLGEVTWWGAELSAATGASVFAGHVNWKGATGPFAELWTERIGGTVTVVDKAGKSWQYKVSQLITLKKNELPQRADELFGQSGPHRIVLVTCGGRWVGGETGYAENRVVIADPA, encoded by the coding sequence ATGTCAGTACGACGCGGGTTCGCGCTGGGAGCCGTCACGGTCCTGTGCGCGGACCTCGTCGCGGCCCTGCTCATCTGGCCGCCGACGACAGTGGTGACGGGGACGGCCCAGGCCGTCTCCGTCTCGGTCGCGGGGGGCGCTCCGGCCGCTCCCGCGCAACAGGAGGTCCCGCCTCCGCCGGACGTCGTCCCCACGACTCCGACGGCCACTCCGCCGGTGTCGAAGGAGCCCGAAGCCCCGAAACCGCAGGGGCCGGGGACGATCCGGCTGCCCGCGGGCGGTGCCGCGAAACTCGTGCGCAAGGAACTCGGGCCGGGCGCGGAGCTTCCCGTGCCGGAGAATCTCGGCGAGGTGACCTGGTGGGGCGCCGAACTGAGCGCGGCCACCGGTGCGAGCGTGTTCGCGGGCCACGTGAACTGGAAGGGCGCGACGGGTCCGTTCGCGGAACTGTGGACCGAACGGATCGGCGGCACCGTCACCGTGGTCGACAAGGCGGGCAAGTCCTGGCAGTACAAGGTCTCCCAGCTGATCACGCTGAAGAAGAACGAACTGCCGCAGCGGGCGGACGAGCTGTTCGGCCAGTCCGGTCCACATCGGATAGTTCTCGTCACCTGCGGCGGCCGCTGGGTCGGCGGGGAGACCGGTTACGCCGAGAACCGGGTCGTCATCGCCGACCCCGCCTAA
- a CDS encoding SpaA isopeptide-forming pilin-related protein: MGWTTRPSVRSRALTSLIATCLLGALSATVAVTPASAAKEEGVGYQVTPGQTVDNKPRERDWLGSYVVNGKHVFCVSYQLKAPDTNEQYKPGDELLDKWKQKLPDDIAANISYLLLRYGGTKDNAEAAALAHLLHSWTSKPRSNADLDPKRGPDEIGYDVEGQLAKLKAQKPDAAAAVEKLTKDAEANRGPWTTAITPPKEDQHIGTAGEWTISVKNAKGKGVSGVPVQLTPSNATVDSGENTKPASTSNAKAEKATTVKTGEDGTVTVKVTPTGDQPKLASSLSAPADRPYVQFPVETGVQKVVSTGGEKELKAQGVAVVSKPGKVQVTKVDAKTDKGVAGAVLRITAKDKTTAAVGHDGKPLNGADGKPAVVTTEGENGTVTVENLRTPQEICVVEVSAPPGYTNAFDPKNPPSACGEVKPGETLTLKVANTPNEVPRTIPAGDRPVAMMQGTVENSASTAGILGVGALALLGSLMVGVAARRSSRR; the protein is encoded by the coding sequence ATGGGGTGGACCACACGCCCGAGCGTGCGTTCGCGCGCCTTGACCAGCCTGATCGCGACGTGCCTGCTCGGCGCCTTATCCGCCACCGTCGCGGTGACACCGGCTTCGGCCGCCAAAGAGGAAGGCGTCGGCTACCAGGTCACGCCAGGCCAGACGGTCGACAACAAGCCCAGGGAACGCGACTGGCTGGGCTCGTACGTCGTCAACGGCAAGCACGTGTTCTGCGTGAGCTACCAGCTCAAGGCGCCGGACACCAACGAGCAGTACAAACCCGGGGACGAACTGCTCGACAAGTGGAAGCAGAAACTGCCCGACGACATCGCGGCCAACATCTCCTACCTGCTGCTGCGCTATGGCGGCACCAAGGACAACGCCGAGGCCGCCGCGCTCGCGCACCTGCTGCACTCGTGGACGTCGAAGCCGCGCTCCAACGCGGATCTCGACCCGAAGCGCGGCCCGGACGAGATCGGCTACGACGTCGAGGGCCAACTCGCCAAGCTGAAGGCGCAGAAACCCGACGCCGCCGCGGCCGTCGAGAAGCTGACCAAGGACGCCGAAGCCAACCGCGGCCCGTGGACCACCGCGATCACGCCGCCGAAGGAAGACCAGCACATCGGCACCGCCGGCGAGTGGACCATCAGCGTCAAGAACGCCAAGGGCAAGGGCGTCTCCGGCGTGCCCGTGCAGCTCACGCCCTCGAACGCGACAGTCGACAGCGGCGAGAACACCAAGCCCGCCTCGACCTCGAACGCCAAGGCCGAGAAGGCCACCACGGTGAAGACGGGCGAGGACGGCACCGTCACGGTCAAGGTGACACCGACCGGTGACCAGCCGAAGCTGGCCAGCTCGCTGTCCGCCCCGGCGGACCGGCCGTACGTGCAGTTCCCGGTCGAGACCGGGGTGCAGAAGGTCGTCTCGACCGGCGGTGAGAAGGAACTGAAGGCCCAAGGTGTCGCGGTCGTTTCGAAGCCGGGCAAGGTCCAGGTGACGAAGGTCGACGCGAAGACCGACAAGGGCGTGGCGGGCGCCGTGCTGCGGATCACCGCGAAGGACAAGACGACGGCCGCGGTCGGGCACGACGGCAAACCCCTCAACGGCGCCGACGGCAAACCCGCCGTCGTCACCACCGAAGGCGAGAACGGCACCGTCACCGTGGAGAACCTGCGGACCCCGCAGGAGATCTGCGTGGTCGAGGTCAGTGCGCCGCCGGGCTACACCAACGCCTTCGACCCGAAGAATCCGCCGTCCGCCTGCGGTGAGGTCAAACCGGGTGAGACGCTGACGCTCAAGGTCGCCAACACGCCCAACGAGGTACCGCGCACCATCCCCGCCGGCGACCGGCCGGTGGCGATGATGCAGGGCACCGTCGAGAACTCGGCGTCGACCGCCGGCATCCTCGGTGTCGGCGCGCTCGCGCTGCTCGGTTCGCTGATGGTGGGCGTGGCCGCGCGGCGGTCTTCGCGACGCTAA
- a CDS encoding Bax inhibitor-1/YccA family protein: MRSSSNPAFRNLPRGAAQYGPNVGFNQPQGGVPGYGPPQTSAGADDRPMTVDDVVIKTALSLGTALVTGVLTAIWAISQLPVDAAGRITGISGGVIGALVGGMIVGLVISLVIIFKQKPSGPLTLAYSAAEGVFLGAISGLFEALYPGIALQAIIGTAGVFIAMLVVYKTGAVKVTPKLTKWIIGAVVGVAILMLVNLITSFFGFNPLRDGGPIAIIFSLVVIGVAAFSFLLDFDQADRMIREGMPSKWAWFAAFGLMTTLVWLYLEILRLLSYFQND; the protein is encoded by the coding sequence GTGCGATCCAGTAGCAACCCGGCGTTCCGGAACCTGCCGCGTGGCGCGGCGCAGTACGGACCCAACGTAGGCTTCAACCAACCCCAGGGCGGCGTGCCCGGCTACGGCCCTCCGCAGACCTCCGCCGGTGCCGACGACCGTCCGATGACCGTCGACGACGTCGTCATCAAGACGGCGCTGAGCCTCGGCACCGCGCTGGTGACCGGTGTGCTCACCGCGATCTGGGCGATCAGCCAGCTGCCCGTGGACGCCGCGGGCCGGATCACCGGTATCAGCGGCGGCGTGATCGGCGCGCTCGTCGGCGGCATGATCGTCGGCCTCGTGATCTCGCTCGTGATCATCTTCAAGCAGAAGCCGAGCGGTCCGCTCACGCTGGCGTACTCGGCCGCCGAGGGTGTCTTCCTCGGTGCGATCAGCGGTCTTTTCGAGGCGCTGTACCCCGGTATCGCGCTGCAGGCGATCATCGGTACCGCGGGTGTCTTCATCGCGATGCTGGTCGTCTACAAGACCGGCGCGGTCAAGGTCACCCCGAAGCTGACGAAGTGGATCATCGGCGCCGTCGTCGGTGTCGCGATCCTGATGCTGGTCAACCTCATCACCAGCTTCTTCGGCTTCAACCCGCTGCGTGACGGCGGGCCGATCGCGATCATCTTCAGCCTCGTGGTGATCGGTGTCGCGGCGTTCAGCTTCCTGCTCGACTTCGACCAGGCCGACCGGATGATCCGCGAAGGCATGCCGTCGAAGTGGGCGTGGTTCGCCGCCTTCGGTCTCATGACCACCCTGGTCTGGCTGTACCTCGAGATCCTGCGGCTGTTGTCGTACTTCCAAAACGACTGA
- a CDS encoding LppU/SCO3897 family protein: MTEHSGEPARPKRSKWFWVGLLVPVAIVVLSASSWIVGYLSNTDDVRVGDCYAVTTFGDIGEDPVKADCGSAEANAKAGAKTDAGGACPAGEYDQLTVDRTFASYKLCMMINAKQGDCLENFLADSVAYQKVPCSDPARDAEVLKVVDSVATCDDTDATHLKSYSTPPSTVCVKSTK; encoded by the coding sequence ATGACCGAGCACAGTGGCGAACCCGCCAGGCCGAAGCGTTCCAAGTGGTTCTGGGTCGGCCTCCTGGTGCCGGTCGCGATCGTGGTGCTGAGCGCGTCGTCGTGGATCGTCGGCTACCTCTCGAACACCGACGACGTCCGGGTGGGGGACTGCTACGCGGTCACCACTTTCGGTGACATCGGCGAGGATCCGGTCAAGGCGGACTGCGGCTCGGCCGAGGCCAACGCGAAGGCCGGCGCGAAGACCGACGCGGGTGGAGCTTGCCCTGCGGGCGAGTATGACCAGCTCACCGTCGACAGGACCTTCGCCTCGTACAAGCTCTGCATGATGATCAACGCCAAGCAGGGCGACTGTCTCGAGAACTTCCTGGCCGACAGCGTGGCCTACCAGAAGGTGCCCTGCTCGGATCCCGCGCGGGACGCGGAGGTCCTGAAGGTGGTCGACAGTGTCGCGACCTGTGACGACACGGACGCGACTCATCTCAAGAGCTACTCGACACCGCCCTCGACGGTCTGCGTGAAGAGCACCAAGTAG
- a CDS encoding YeeE/YedE family protein, with protein sequence MATTETQAGEKKLLDFPTSCAAPVPQPEEPVKVVPLAVAGALAVGLTWYVWAAHGAKFGVLLILGLLLGLALFHSRFGFTSAWRQLIAVGNGQGLRAHTLLLGTAATLIALIVGTGSGLFGSSPNPTAGGLGLALFVGATIFAIGMQLGGACASGTLFAVGSGQSTIVLTLGGFITGSVLYTWAYPLLSGWPEVKGILLADHVGWFGSWAITVAVLAAIVLGTRFVQKRRNPPPVDVVPTARGFARIYRGSWPILVGAVVLGVLAGAVFLVSGGIWGVTSAFSLWGAKTLQVFGLHPETWEFWRIKANAASLAGPIWKDKNSLTDIGIMIGAGVAAAAAGAWKIHSSIPWRTAVAAVLGGILMGVGARMAGGCNIGAYLGGISVGSLHGWLWGVFALGGTWIGLKLRPLFGLXWGVFALGGTWIGLKLRPLFGLGNPAPTHSVC encoded by the coding sequence GTGGCGACGACCGAAACCCAAGCCGGTGAGAAGAAACTCCTCGACTTCCCGACCTCCTGCGCCGCCCCGGTCCCGCAACCTGAGGAGCCGGTCAAGGTCGTGCCGCTGGCGGTCGCGGGTGCCCTCGCGGTCGGGCTGACCTGGTACGTCTGGGCCGCGCACGGGGCTAAATTCGGGGTCCTGCTCATCCTCGGCCTGCTGCTCGGCCTCGCGCTCTTCCACTCACGTTTCGGGTTCACTTCGGCCTGGCGCCAGCTGATCGCGGTCGGGAACGGCCAGGGCCTGCGGGCGCACACGCTGCTGCTCGGCACGGCGGCGACGTTGATCGCGCTGATCGTGGGCACCGGATCCGGGCTCTTCGGCAGCTCGCCGAATCCGACCGCGGGTGGGCTTGGGCTCGCGCTGTTCGTCGGCGCGACGATCTTCGCCATCGGCATGCAACTGGGTGGCGCGTGCGCTTCGGGAACGCTGTTCGCGGTCGGCTCCGGGCAGTCGACGATCGTGCTGACCCTCGGCGGTTTCATCACCGGGTCCGTCCTCTACACGTGGGCGTATCCGCTGCTGTCGGGCTGGCCAGAAGTCAAGGGCATCCTGCTCGCCGACCATGTCGGCTGGTTCGGTTCGTGGGCGATCACCGTCGCCGTCCTCGCCGCGATCGTGCTGGGGACCCGGTTCGTGCAGAAGCGCCGCAACCCGCCGCCGGTCGACGTCGTGCCGACCGCGCGCGGTTTCGCCCGGATCTACCGCGGCTCCTGGCCGATCCTCGTCGGCGCCGTCGTGCTCGGGGTGCTGGCGGGCGCGGTCTTCCTGGTCTCCGGCGGGATCTGGGGGGTCACGAGCGCGTTCAGCCTGTGGGGCGCCAAGACCCTGCAGGTGTTCGGCCTGCACCCCGAGACCTGGGAGTTCTGGCGGATCAAGGCGAACGCGGCGTCGCTGGCGGGGCCGATCTGGAAGGACAAGAACAGCCTCACCGACATCGGCATCATGATCGGCGCGGGTGTCGCGGCCGCGGCGGCGGGCGCGTGGAAGATCCACAGTTCGATCCCGTGGCGGACCGCGGTCGCCGCGGTGCTCGGCGGGATCCTGATGGGCGTCGGCGCGCGGATGGCGGGCGGGTGCAACATCGGTGCCTACCTCGGCGGCATCTCGGTCGGCAGCCTGCACGGCTGGCTGTGGGGCGTCTTCGCGCTCGGCGGCACCTGGATCGGGCTGAAGCTGCGACCGCTGTTCGGGCTCNTGTGGGGCGTCTTCGCGCTCGGCGGCACCTGGATCGGGCTGAAGCTGCGACCGCTGTTCGGGCTCGGCAACCCGGCTCCCACGCACAGCGTCTGCTGA
- a CDS encoding DHA2 family efflux MFS transporter permease subunit, whose amino-acid sequence MSTQSPAAPGGDKLDAGVLKIAGVVILGAIMAILDTTVVNVALQKLTIEFQTSFDTIQWIATGYMLALATVIPITGWASDRFGTKRLYMTAIGLFLIGSMLAGMAWDVESLIVFRVLQGFGGGMLMPAGMTILTRAAGPHRIGRVMGVLGVPMLLGPIGGPILGGWLVDAVSWRWIFYINVPIGLITMAMAWRLLPKDRPEPSERFDFLGMLMVSPGLAALIFGVSNIPAAGGVGAVDVWLPALAGIALLVAFVVRANRVTNPLLDLKLFKNRSFSVAMVTMTFFCVAFFGAMLLLPTYFVLARGESAMNAGLLLAPQGVGAMLTMPIAGRFADKIGARKIVLPGLVLMLAGLIAFTQITAATPYWLLLSALFVMGLGMGATMMPITSAALQTLKSEDMAKASTATNILQQTAGAIGSAVLSIILAALLAGKFGVPTAQGQLAATAAVMNPATREAASGLTADAFSTTFLWSMILLALCLIPAAFLPKTKPALPEGAADGEAAAAPPIMTH is encoded by the coding sequence ATGTCAACGCAAAGCCCGGCCGCACCGGGCGGCGACAAACTCGACGCCGGCGTGCTCAAGATCGCCGGCGTCGTCATCCTCGGCGCGATCATGGCGATCCTCGACACGACGGTCGTCAACGTCGCGCTCCAGAAACTGACCATCGAGTTCCAGACCTCGTTCGACACCATCCAGTGGATCGCGACCGGCTACATGCTCGCCCTGGCGACGGTCATCCCGATCACCGGCTGGGCTTCGGACCGGTTCGGCACCAAACGGCTCTACATGACCGCGATCGGGCTGTTCCTGATCGGGTCGATGCTCGCCGGCATGGCCTGGGACGTCGAATCGCTGATCGTCTTCCGGGTCCTGCAGGGCTTCGGCGGCGGCATGCTGATGCCCGCCGGCATGACGATCCTGACCAGGGCCGCCGGACCGCACCGGATCGGGCGCGTGATGGGCGTGCTCGGGGTGCCGATGCTGCTCGGCCCGATCGGCGGCCCGATCCTCGGCGGCTGGCTGGTCGACGCGGTGAGCTGGCGCTGGATCTTCTACATCAACGTGCCGATCGGCCTGATCACCATGGCCATGGCGTGGCGCCTGCTGCCGAAGGACCGGCCGGAGCCCAGTGAACGCTTCGATTTCCTCGGCATGCTGATGGTCTCGCCCGGCCTGGCGGCGCTGATCTTCGGTGTTTCGAACATCCCGGCGGCGGGCGGTGTCGGCGCGGTGGACGTCTGGCTGCCCGCGCTGGCCGGGATCGCGTTGCTGGTGGCGTTCGTGGTCCGGGCGAACCGGGTCACGAACCCGCTGCTCGACCTGAAACTGTTCAAGAACCGGTCGTTCTCCGTCGCCATGGTGACGATGACCTTCTTCTGCGTCGCGTTCTTCGGCGCGATGCTGCTCCTGCCGACGTATTTCGTGCTGGCGCGCGGCGAATCGGCGATGAACGCCGGTCTGCTGCTCGCCCCGCAGGGTGTCGGCGCGATGCTGACCATGCCGATCGCGGGCCGGTTCGCGGACAAGATCGGCGCGCGGAAGATCGTGCTGCCCGGTCTCGTGCTGATGCTCGCCGGCCTGATCGCCTTCACCCAGATCACCGCGGCGACGCCGTACTGGCTGCTGCTTTCGGCGCTGTTCGTGATGGGGCTCGGCATGGGCGCGACGATGATGCCGATCACCTCGGCCGCGTTGCAGACGCTCAAGTCGGAGGACATGGCGAAGGCGTCGACGGCGACGAACATCCTGCAGCAGACCGCCGGGGCGATCGGTTCGGCGGTGCTGTCGATCATCCTGGCGGCGCTGCTCGCCGGGAAGTTCGGCGTGCCGACGGCCCAGGGGCAGCTGGCCGCGACGGCCGCGGTGATGAACCCGGCGACGCGCGAAGCGGCTTCGGGGCTGACCGCGGATGCGTTCTCGACGACGTTCCTGTGGTCGATGATCCTGCTCGCGCTGTGCCTGATCCCGGCGGCGTTCCTGCCGAAGACCAAGCCCGCGCTGCCGGAGGGCGCGGCCGACGGTGAGGCCGCGGCGGCACCGCCGATCATGACCCACTAG
- a CDS encoding acetyl-CoA C-acetyltransferase: MPEAVIVSTARSPIGRAGKGSLVSIRPDDLAAQMVRAALDKVPELDPTQIEDLMLGCGLPGGEQGFNMGRAVAVELGYDHLPGCTITRYCSSSLQTTRMALHAIKAGEGDVFISAGVETVSRFANGSSDSWPNTHNPLFADAEARTAQVAAEGADSWTDPRENGALPDVYIAMGQTAENLARLKNVSREEMDEFGVRSQNLAEKAIADGFWAKDITPVTLPDGTVVSKDDGPRAGVTLEGVSGLKPVFRPDGRITAGNCCPLNDGAAAVIIMSDTKARELGLTPLARVVSTGVSGLSPEIMGYGPVEASKQALARAGMSIGDIDLVEINEAFAAQVIPSYKDLGIDLDKLNVNGGAIAVGHPFGMTGARITSTLINSLRHHDKQFGLETMCVGGGQGMAMVLERLS; the protein is encoded by the coding sequence ATGCCCGAAGCCGTCATCGTCTCCACCGCCCGATCCCCGATCGGCCGCGCCGGCAAGGGATCGCTGGTGAGCATCCGCCCGGACGACCTCGCCGCGCAGATGGTCCGCGCCGCGCTCGACAAGGTCCCCGAACTCGACCCGACGCAGATCGAAGACCTCATGCTGGGCTGTGGTCTCCCCGGCGGCGAGCAGGGCTTCAACATGGGCCGCGCCGTCGCCGTCGAACTCGGCTACGACCACCTGCCCGGCTGCACGATCACCCGGTACTGCTCGTCCAGCCTCCAGACCACCCGCATGGCGCTGCACGCGATCAAGGCGGGCGAAGGCGACGTATTCATCTCCGCCGGTGTCGAGACGGTTTCCCGCTTCGCCAACGGCAGCTCGGACTCCTGGCCGAACACGCACAACCCGCTGTTCGCCGACGCCGAGGCCCGTACCGCGCAGGTGGCGGCCGAGGGCGCCGACAGCTGGACGGACCCGCGCGAGAACGGCGCCCTGCCGGACGTCTACATCGCGATGGGCCAGACCGCCGAAAACCTGGCGCGGCTGAAGAACGTTTCGCGTGAGGAGATGGACGAGTTCGGCGTCCGCTCGCAGAACCTCGCCGAAAAGGCCATCGCGGACGGCTTCTGGGCCAAGGACATCACGCCGGTCACCCTGCCGGACGGCACCGTGGTCTCGAAGGACGACGGCCCGCGCGCCGGCGTCACCCTCGAAGGCGTCTCCGGTCTCAAGCCGGTCTTCCGCCCCGACGGCCGGATCACCGCGGGCAACTGCTGCCCGCTCAACGACGGCGCCGCCGCGGTGATCATCATGTCCGACACCAAGGCTCGCGAGCTGGGGCTGACGCCGCTCGCCCGCGTCGTCTCGACCGGCGTTTCGGGGCTGTCGCCGGAGATCATGGGCTACGGCCCGGTCGAGGCGTCGAAGCAGGCGCTCGCGCGGGCCGGGATGTCGATCGGCGACATCGACCTCGTCGAGATCAACGAGGCGTTCGCCGCGCAGGTCATCCCGTCGTACAAGGACCTCGGGATCGACCTCGACAAGCTGAACGTCAACGGCGGCGCGATCGCCGTCGGCCACCCGTTCGGCATGACCGGCGCGCGGATCACCTCCACGCTGATCAACTCGCTGCGCCACCACGACAAGCAGTTCGGGCTCGAGACGATGTGCGTCGGCGGCGGCCAGGGCATGGCGATGGTTCTGGAGCGCCTCTCCTGA